Genomic window (Syntrophobacterales bacterium):
GCTACCATCATAAACTCGATCTTCCGGAATCATGGCCCACCTCCTGTTCATGTTTTTGAAAAACAAGTAACAGAGTCAGGCATATTTGTCAACTGTTTATTTAGTTATGTATCGTTGTAGGGTTAAAAAATACCGATGGCGGAAAATCCTTCAAGATATTTTTCAAAACCGATTAACGCTGGATATAAAATGCCCACTTATCCCGATTCCCCTGAACTGCATGGATAAATAGTATCCGCTTCGTTTGAGAGGCTCGAGTGAAAATTTTCATCAACCGGACCGTAAACACTTTTAACATATTGATCACTCTATAGATATTATGATCACCCGAAATAGGTGCCGTTCTTTTCGAGGGGAGTTTACGATCATCGGGCGCATGATTTTTTCCCATAATCGAGATAATTCACGGAGAAGGTGCGAATATTTTCAGCAGTTGAGGCGATGCGGATCTGTAAATGTTGCGGAACAGCGGTCGGACAACGGGGAAAATTTCTTGAATTATTTTTTAAAATTATACTTGACAATGACTATCAGTTAAGTATAGTATCCACGAAAAGCAAGCAATAAAGGGGCAAGCCGATGAAGATCACTTTTAAAGGGGACTACGCACTAAAGATCATGCTTGAGCTGTCCCTGGAGAATGGAGGCCGCCTGGTCCAGATCAAGGAGATCGCCAGACGCCAGGATATTCCAAAGAAGTTTCTGGAACAGATCGTCATGATCCTCAAAGGCGCCAAGTACATTAAAACCGTGCGCGGTGCGAAGGGGGGAGTCGCTTTGGCCAGGGAGCCGGCAAAGATCACCCTCGGGGAGATCATCCGGCTTATGGAAGGGCCAACCGAGCCGATTGCCTGCGTGAGCGAGTTCCGGGGAAAATGCGATTTCGAAAACCGCTGCGCGTTTCAGGAGGTCTTCGGGGAGATTACGCACCTGATTAATGGCGTGATCGATAAGGTCACCTTTGCGGACATGGCGGATCGAACCAGGGCGCTGGTGTGGAAACGCCCGCTCGATTACAGCATATAATTTTTTTGCATGCCAAGGCTACTATAAAGGTAGGCTATATATTGAAAGGAGAGCGCTCATGAATGGAACTCGAATGCCACGGTGTATGTGACGCCCTTCTGCGCCCGGGCATAAAAACGGATGGTTCAATAACAAAAACAAACGATCACTGGCTACAAGGAGGAAATGAATATGGAGCAGCAAAATCAGGGAATCGACACATTGGCATTGCACGCGGGGCAAATACCGGACCCGACCACGGGAGCGCGGGCCGTCCCGATTTACCAAACCACCAGTTATGCGTTCAACGACGCCGACCATGCCGCGGATTTATTTGCGCTGAGGGCCTTCGGCAACATTTATACCCGCCTGATGAACCCCACAACGGATGTGCTGGAAAAACGTCTGGCTGCCATTACCGGCGGCGCTGGCGCCGTAGCGACGGCAACCGGCCAGGCGGCGATCTTCTATTCGATATGCGCCATCACCCAGGCGGGGCAGAATATTGTCACGGGCGACAAGCTTTATGGAGGAACATACACGCTTTTCACCGTGGATCTGAAGCGGTTCGGCATCGAAGTGCGGTTTGTGGACTCCTCCGATCCCGCAAATTTTGAAAAGGCGATCGACGAAAACACGCGCCTCGTCTATTCGGAATCGATCGGCAACCCCAAATGCAATGTGGACGACATCGACGCAATCGCCGGGATTGCCCATCGGCACAAGATCCCGTTCATTCTGGATACCACAGTCTCCCCGCCGCCGCTTTTTTACCCCTTTGCCCACGGGGTGGACATCGTGGTTTATTCGCTGACCAAGATCATCGGCGGTCACGGCACCTCGATGGGCGGCGCCATTGTGGAGAAGGGCGATTTTGACTGGAAGGGTTCCGGAAAATTCCCGGAGATCACCGAACCGGACGCCGCCTACCACGGCGTCAATTTCTGGGATGCGTTCGGCAACCATGACAAAGCCGTCGCGCCCGGCCTCGCGTATGTGCTCAAGATCCGGACAGGACTGCTGAGAGATACCGGGGCGACTATCTCTCCGTTCAATTCCTTCCTGATCCTCCAGGGGCTTGAAACGCTGCCGCTCCGGGCCCGGCGGCATGTCGAAAACGCACAGAAGGTGGCGGAATATCTGGTCGGACATCCCCTGGTCTCCCGGGTGGAGTATGCGGGGCTGGCGGGCCATAAGGATCACGACCGCGCCAGGCAACTGCTGCCGTTGGGGCCGGGGGCGATTTTCACCTTCGGCGTAAAGGGCGGGTACGAATCGGCAAAGAGGTTCATCAACAACGTGAAACTGGCCTCGCACCTGGCCAATGTGCTGGACGCCAAGACCCTCGTGATTCATTCCGCCAGCACAACGCATTCGCAACTGACGGCGGAGGAGCTCAAGAAGGCCGGCGTGGAGCAGGATGCCGTCCGGATTTCCGTGGGACTGGAGGACATCAGCGACATCACTGCCGACCTGGATCAGGCGCTGAAGGCGGCGCATGAATAGTTTTTGCATCAGCCCTGGCGGGGCGAAGCTCGCCAGAGGCTCCGGCCGATGGGCCGGATCAAAGAAAGGAAAGGAGAGAAATCATGGCAAAGATTTACGAGGATAACAGTTTGAGCATCGGCAATACGCCGCTGATTCGCATCAATCATCTTGCGGGAGGATTTAGGGGAACGGTCCTTGCGAAAATTGAGGGG
Coding sequences:
- a CDS encoding O-acetylhomoserine aminocarboxypropyltransferase/cysteine synthase; its protein translation is MNMEQQNQGIDTLALHAGQIPDPTTGARAVPIYQTTSYAFNDADHAADLFALRAFGNIYTRLMNPTTDVLEKRLAAITGGAGAVATATGQAAIFYSICAITQAGQNIVTGDKLYGGTYTLFTVDLKRFGIEVRFVDSSDPANFEKAIDENTRLVYSESIGNPKCNVDDIDAIAGIAHRHKIPFILDTTVSPPPLFYPFAHGVDIVVYSLTKIIGGHGTSMGGAIVEKGDFDWKGSGKFPEITEPDAAYHGVNFWDAFGNHDKAVAPGLAYVLKIRTGLLRDTGATISPFNSFLILQGLETLPLRARRHVENAQKVAEYLVGHPLVSRVEYAGLAGHKDHDRARQLLPLGPGAIFTFGVKGGYESAKRFINNVKLASHLANVLDAKTLVIHSASTTHSQLTAEELKKAGVEQDAVRISVGLEDISDITADLDQALKAAHE